A part of Aquibium oceanicum genomic DNA contains:
- a CDS encoding exodeoxyribonuclease VII small subunit has protein sequence MPEQANEDVRAMSFEQALEALERIVDDLEKGDVPLEKSIAIYERGEALKRHCEQLLKAAEAKVEKIRLSRDGQAVGTEPLDPD, from the coding sequence ATGCCGGAACAGGCCAACGAGGATGTCAGGGCGATGAGCTTCGAGCAGGCGCTCGAGGCGCTGGAGCGCATCGTCGACGACCTCGAGAAGGGCGACGTCCCGCTGGAAAAATCGATCGCCATCTACGAGCGCGGCGAGGCGCTGAAGCGCCACTGCGAGCAGCTATTGAAGGCCGCCGAAGCCAAAGTGGAGAAGATCCGCCTGTCGCGCGACGGTCAGGCCGTCGGAACCGAGCCGCTCGATCCGGACTAG
- a CDS encoding pirin family protein: MSFFPGNDPEPGDAFACDAIELMVIPNAKDIGGFEVRRALPTAKRRLVGPFIFFDRMGPAILRPGTAMDVRPHPHIGLATVTYLFDGRIRHRDSLGTEMVIEPGDVNLMTAGRGIVHSERTPEELRGSPMSMSGLQTWIALPDDKEEVAPTFENTGRALLPEFDDDGASGRIVIGNFSGVRSPVRTASDTLYADIRLKPGGRVRVPADAEERAIYVLDGKVTITGDRFGADRLLVFRPGDEIVVESEEGAHFMLFGGASLGSPRHIWWNFVSSSKERIEQAKNEWRTRRFDIVPGDAEEFIPLPE; this comes from the coding sequence ATGAGCTTCTTTCCCGGCAACGACCCCGAGCCCGGCGATGCCTTCGCCTGCGATGCCATCGAGCTGATGGTCATTCCCAATGCCAAGGACATTGGCGGTTTCGAGGTTCGCCGTGCGCTGCCGACGGCGAAGCGGCGCCTCGTCGGTCCCTTCATCTTCTTCGACCGCATGGGACCGGCGATCCTGCGACCGGGCACGGCGATGGACGTCAGGCCGCACCCGCACATCGGGCTCGCCACCGTCACCTATCTGTTCGACGGCCGCATCCGCCACCGCGATTCGCTCGGCACCGAGATGGTCATCGAACCGGGCGACGTGAACCTGATGACGGCCGGGCGCGGCATCGTCCATTCGGAGCGTACGCCCGAGGAACTGCGCGGTTCGCCCATGTCGATGTCGGGCTTGCAGACCTGGATTGCGCTGCCTGACGACAAGGAGGAGGTGGCGCCGACCTTCGAGAACACCGGCCGCGCGCTCCTGCCGGAGTTCGACGACGACGGCGCGTCTGGCCGGATCGTCATCGGAAATTTCTCGGGCGTGCGTTCGCCGGTCCGCACGGCGAGCGACACCCTCTATGCCGACATCAGGCTGAAGCCAGGCGGGCGCGTGCGCGTCCCGGCCGATGCGGAGGAACGGGCGATCTATGTGCTCGACGGCAAGGTGACGATTACCGGCGACCGCTTCGGCGCCGATCGCCTGCTGGTCTTCCGACCCGGCGACGAGATCGTGGTGGAATCGGAAGAGGGCGCGCATTTCATGCTCTTCGGCGGCGCCTCGCTTGGCTCGCCGCGCCACATCTGGTGGAACTTCGTCTCGTCTTCGAAGGAACGCATCGAGCAGGCCAAGAACGAGTGGCGCACCCGCCGCTTCGACATCGTGCCTGGCGACGCGGAGGAGTTCATCCCGCTGCCGGAATAA
- a CDS encoding class I SAM-dependent RNA methyltransferase, giving the protein MSTRLKIGRLGGQGDGIAWTERGQAYVPFALPGETVTAAVEGERATMMALIERSPQRVEPLCRHFGVCGGCVLQHLEPSAYRSWKRDKVVQALKSRGIEVPVDDLVACAPESRRRAAFTARHTESGLLLGYNEAQSNSVVDIAECPILLPQIVEALPELRKLASIVAMTSSPFRLLVTATASGLDIASSDQGTLSEEARHAAARFVLKAGFARLSVDGEIVVEPRKPAVMAGELAIEPPSGGFLQAVAAAEDAMAALVVPHLAKGKKVADLFSGAGAFALRLARHAEVHAVETDEAALGALDRAFRQATGLKRVTTEKRELFRRPLTFKELNAFGGVVFDPPRAGAEDQAKQLARSDVPKLAAVSCNPLTLARDLKILIDGGYRLQRIVPIDQFLWSAHVEAVALLEKPRKRR; this is encoded by the coding sequence GTGAGCACCCGCCTGAAGATCGGCCGCCTTGGCGGCCAGGGCGACGGCATCGCATGGACCGAGCGCGGCCAGGCCTACGTTCCCTTCGCCCTCCCGGGCGAGACCGTAACGGCCGCCGTGGAAGGCGAGCGAGCCACCATGATGGCGCTCATCGAGCGCTCGCCGCAGCGCGTCGAGCCCCTGTGCCGCCATTTCGGTGTCTGCGGCGGCTGCGTGCTGCAGCATCTCGAACCGTCCGCCTACCGCAGCTGGAAGCGCGACAAGGTCGTGCAGGCGCTGAAATCGCGCGGCATCGAGGTGCCGGTCGACGATCTCGTCGCCTGCGCGCCTGAAAGCCGCCGCCGCGCCGCCTTCACCGCCCGCCATACGGAGAGCGGCCTGCTGCTGGGCTACAACGAGGCGCAGTCGAACAGCGTGGTCGACATCGCGGAATGCCCGATCCTCCTGCCCCAGATCGTCGAGGCGCTGCCGGAACTGCGCAAGCTCGCTTCCATCGTCGCCATGACGAGTTCTCCGTTCCGGCTGCTTGTCACCGCGACGGCCTCCGGCCTTGACATCGCCTCCTCCGACCAGGGCACCCTGTCGGAGGAGGCGCGTCATGCCGCAGCCCGTTTTGTCCTGAAGGCCGGGTTCGCGCGGCTGTCGGTCGACGGCGAGATCGTGGTGGAGCCGCGCAAGCCGGCCGTCATGGCGGGCGAGTTGGCGATCGAGCCGCCGTCGGGCGGCTTCCTTCAGGCTGTGGCCGCCGCAGAGGACGCGATGGCCGCGCTGGTCGTGCCGCACCTCGCCAAGGGAAAGAAGGTGGCCGATCTGTTTTCGGGCGCCGGCGCCTTTGCGCTGCGGCTTGCCCGTCATGCCGAAGTGCATGCCGTGGAGACGGACGAGGCCGCGCTCGGCGCGCTCGACCGTGCCTTCCGCCAGGCGACGGGGCTGAAGCGCGTCACCACCGAGAAGCGCGAACTCTTCCGCCGTCCGCTGACCTTCAAGGAACTGAACGCCTTCGGCGGCGTCGTCTTCGACCCGCCGCGCGCCGGCGCCGAGGATCAGGCGAAGCAGCTGGCGCGCAGCGACGTGCCGAAGCTCGCCGCCGTCTCCTGCAATCCGCTGACGCTGGCGCGCGACCTGAAAATCCTGATCGACGGCGGATACCGGCTGCAACGCATCGTGCCCATCGACCAGTTCCTCTGGTCGGCCCATGTCGAAGCAGTCGCCTTGCTGGAGAAGCCGAGGAAGCGCCGCTGA
- a CDS encoding TlyA family RNA methyltransferase, with amino-acid sequence MLPSENHSGKRRLDDLLVRRGLFPSRSRARDAILRGTVSVDGRADVKPGQSVPDTVAVEVRDPARGYVSRAALKLAAALDRFGLDPKGATALDIGASTGGFTQVLLEHGAASVIALDVGHGQLHEDLLRDTRVRNVEGLNARDLIAHGLGGIAPDFLVSDVSFISLRLALPPALALAARGARGVFLVKPQFEAGRAAIGKGGILRDPTEGARIAADMPAWLETQPGWRALGTAASPIEGGDGNREFLLAGVKDR; translated from the coding sequence ATGCTGCCCAGCGAAAACCATTCCGGCAAGCGCCGCCTCGATGACCTGCTCGTCCGGCGCGGCCTGTTTCCGTCGCGCTCGCGGGCGCGCGACGCGATCCTGCGCGGTACCGTCTCGGTTGACGGCAGAGCTGACGTCAAGCCGGGCCAGTCCGTCCCCGACACGGTCGCCGTCGAGGTCCGCGATCCCGCGCGCGGCTACGTCTCGCGCGCCGCACTGAAGCTCGCCGCCGCGCTCGACCGTTTCGGCCTCGATCCGAAGGGCGCGACTGCGCTCGATATCGGTGCCTCCACCGGTGGCTTCACCCAGGTACTGCTGGAGCACGGCGCGGCAAGCGTCATCGCGCTCGATGTCGGCCACGGCCAACTTCACGAGGACCTTCTGCGCGACACGCGCGTCAGAAACGTCGAGGGGCTGAACGCCCGCGACCTGATAGCCCATGGCCTCGGAGGTATTGCGCCCGATTTCCTTGTCTCCGACGTCAGCTTCATTTCCCTTCGCCTCGCGTTGCCGCCTGCGCTTGCGCTCGCCGCCCGGGGCGCGCGCGGCGTCTTCCTGGTCAAGCCGCAGTTCGAGGCCGGACGCGCGGCGATCGGCAAAGGGGGCATCTTGCGCGATCCAACCGAGGGCGCACGCATCGCCGCCGACATGCCAGCCTGGCTGGAGACGCAGCCGGGCTGGCGGGCGCTCGGCACCGCTGCCTCGCCGATCGAGGGCGGCGACGGCAACCGCGAGTTCCTGCTGGCGGGAGTAAAGGACCGATGA
- the tldD gene encoding metalloprotease TldD, with amino-acid sequence MTQSLLEKFDVSEETVRRIVSDAISGADDGELFLEYSEGEALVFDNGRLKTANFNTDQGFGLRAVAGEATGFAHASELSQAALLRASDAVSTVKAGYSGSLAAAPTGTNRRLYDDVNPIAAPGFAEKAKLLQEIDGWVRAKDPRVRQVTASLAASWQQVEILRADGHLVRDIRPLVRMNVSVVVGDGDRQESGSYGMGGRKGFGEFVAEESWKHAADEALRQALVNLEAVPAPAGTFDIVLSSGWPGVMLHEAVGHGLEGDFNRKKTSAFSGLMGQQVAARGVTVVDDGTIAERRGSLTIDDEGTPSARNVLIEDGKLVGYMQDRQNARLMGVAATGNGRREGYAHQPMPRMTNTFMTAGDKTPEEIIASVKKGIYAVSFGGGQVDITSGKFVFGCTEAYMIEDGKVTQPIKGAMLIGNGPDAMHRVSMIGNDMKLDTGIGMCGKAGQGVPVGVGQPHLRMDRMTVGGTQAV; translated from the coding sequence ATGACCCAGAGCCTGCTTGAGAAATTCGACGTCTCCGAAGAGACCGTCCGCCGAATCGTCTCCGACGCTATCTCGGGCGCCGACGATGGCGAACTGTTCCTCGAATACTCCGAAGGGGAGGCGCTCGTCTTCGACAACGGACGGCTTAAGACGGCGAACTTCAACACCGACCAGGGGTTCGGGCTGCGCGCCGTCGCTGGGGAAGCGACGGGCTTCGCCCATGCGAGCGAACTCTCGCAGGCGGCGCTGCTGCGCGCCTCCGACGCGGTATCGACAGTCAAGGCCGGGTATTCAGGCTCGCTCGCCGCGGCGCCGACCGGCACGAACCGCCGGCTCTACGACGACGTCAACCCGATCGCGGCGCCCGGTTTCGCCGAGAAGGCGAAGCTTCTGCAGGAGATCGACGGCTGGGTGCGCGCCAAGGACCCGCGCGTGCGCCAGGTGACGGCCTCGCTTGCGGCCTCGTGGCAGCAGGTGGAGATCCTGCGTGCCGACGGGCATCTGGTGCGCGACATCCGCCCACTGGTGCGCATGAACGTGTCGGTGGTGGTCGGAGACGGCGACCGCCAGGAGAGCGGCTCCTACGGCATGGGCGGCCGCAAGGGCTTTGGGGAGTTCGTCGCCGAGGAATCCTGGAAGCATGCGGCTGACGAGGCACTGCGCCAGGCGCTGGTGAACCTCGAGGCTGTCCCGGCGCCCGCCGGCACCTTCGACATCGTTCTTTCCTCCGGATGGCCGGGCGTGATGCTGCACGAAGCGGTCGGCCACGGGCTCGAAGGCGACTTCAACCGCAAGAAGACCTCGGCCTTCTCCGGCCTCATGGGGCAGCAGGTGGCGGCCAGAGGCGTCACCGTGGTCGACGACGGCACGATCGCCGAGCGGCGCGGCTCGCTGACGATCGACGACGAGGGCACGCCCTCGGCGCGCAACGTGCTCATCGAGGACGGCAAGCTCGTCGGCTACATGCAGGACCGCCAGAACGCGCGCCTGATGGGGGTTGCCGCCACCGGCAACGGACGGCGCGAGGGCTATGCCCACCAACCGATGCCGCGCATGACCAACACCTTCATGACCGCCGGCGACAAGACGCCCGAGGAGATCATCGCCTCAGTGAAGAAGGGCATTTATGCCGTCTCCTTCGGCGGCGGACAGGTGGACATCACCAGCGGCAAGTTCGTGTTCGGCTGCACCGAGGCCTACATGATCGAGGACGGCAAGGTAACCCAGCCGATCAAGGGCGCCATGTTGATCGGCAACGGCCCCGACGCCATGCACCGCGTCTCCATGATCGGCAACGACATGAAGCTCGACACCGGCATCGGAATGTGCGGCAAGGCCGGCCAGGGCGTGCCCGTCGGCGTCGGCCAGCCGCATCTCAGGATGGACCGGATGACGGTGGGCGGCACGCAGGCGGTGTGA
- a CDS encoding NAD-dependent deacylase: MNPPSSIVILTGAGVSAESGVDTFRDKGGIWSKVDYRDVATPEGFARDPALVHDFYNARRRGMAGVEPNAAHAALARLERKFDGDFLLVTQNIDDLHERAGSSKLIHMHGELGKALCANCSNRHAWAADMATDTLCPACGSTGYMRPDVVWFGEMPYHMEHIQAALEACDLFVSIGTSGNVYPAAGFVQEAQRAGAHTVELNLEPSEGFSLFTEAEHGKATEIVPKYVERLLGARG, translated from the coding sequence ATGAACCCCCCCTCCTCCATCGTCATCCTCACCGGAGCCGGCGTATCGGCGGAATCGGGGGTGGACACGTTTCGCGACAAGGGTGGCATCTGGTCGAAGGTCGACTATCGAGACGTTGCGACCCCCGAAGGATTTGCGCGCGATCCGGCGCTCGTGCACGACTTCTACAATGCCCGGCGGCGCGGGATGGCCGGGGTGGAGCCGAACGCGGCGCACGCCGCGCTGGCGCGGCTGGAGCGCAAGTTCGACGGCGATTTCCTGCTGGTGACCCAGAACATCGACGACCTGCACGAGCGCGCCGGGTCCTCGAAGCTGATCCACATGCACGGCGAACTGGGCAAGGCGCTGTGCGCCAATTGCAGCAACCGGCACGCCTGGGCCGCAGACATGGCGACCGACACGCTATGCCCGGCCTGCGGGTCGACGGGATACATGCGGCCCGACGTCGTGTGGTTCGGCGAGATGCCGTACCACATGGAGCACATCCAGGCGGCGCTCGAGGCCTGCGATTTGTTCGTCTCGATCGGCACCAGCGGTAACGTCTATCCCGCCGCCGGCTTCGTGCAGGAGGCGCAGCGTGCGGGCGCCCACACGGTGGAGCTCAATCTCGAACCGTCGGAGGGGTTTTCCCTGTTCACTGAAGCAGAGCACGGTAAGGCGACCGAGATCGTTCCCAAGTATGTTGAGCGGCTGCTCGGCGCTCGGGGCTAG
- the dxs gene encoding 1-deoxy-D-xylulose-5-phosphate synthase: MNSKSPPDTPLLDKVSVPADLRKLPEADLPQLASELRAEMIDAVSQTGGHLGAGLGVVELTVAIHYVFDTPADRLIWDVGHQAYPHKILTGRRDRIRTLRQEGGLSGFTKRDESEYDPFGAAHSSTSISAGLGMAVGRDLKGGRNNVISVIGDGAMSAGMAYEALNNAGALDARLIVILNDNDMSIAPPSGAMSAYLARLASGRTYQGFREFGKKLTSYLGKAADRAITRAVEHARGYVTGGTLFEEMGFFHIGPIDGHNLEHLIPVLKNVRDNAHGPVLIHVVTQKGKGYGPAEAADDKYHGVGKFDVITGAQAKAPANAPAYTKVFAESLIQEAREDDTIVAVTAAMPGGTGLDLFGEAFPKRTFDVGIAEQHAVTFAAGLATEGLKPFAAIYSTFLQRAYDQVVHDVAIQRLPVRFAIDRAGYVGADGATHAGSFDVGYLAMLPGFTVMAAADEAELRHMVRTAVEHGDGPIAFRYPRGNGVGVDMPERGTALAIGKGRIMREGTKVALLSLGTRLADCLTAAEELDAAGLSTTVADARFAKPLDSDMIARLAREHEVLITVEEGSVGGFGSHVLQFLAHEGLLDNGLKVRPLVLPDAFTDQAKPESMYTNAGLDSAGIVRAVFAALGTASRAARA; this comes from the coding sequence ATGAACTCCAAATCGCCACCCGATACGCCGCTGCTGGACAAGGTTTCCGTCCCGGCAGACCTCCGGAAGCTTCCGGAGGCCGATCTCCCTCAGCTCGCGAGCGAATTGCGCGCGGAGATGATCGACGCGGTCTCCCAGACGGGCGGCCATCTCGGGGCGGGGCTCGGCGTGGTCGAACTGACGGTGGCCATCCATTACGTCTTCGACACGCCAGCGGACCGGCTGATCTGGGACGTCGGCCATCAGGCCTATCCGCACAAGATCCTGACCGGGCGGCGCGATCGCATCCGCACGCTGCGCCAGGAAGGCGGCCTGTCGGGCTTCACCAAGCGCGACGAGAGCGAATACGACCCGTTCGGCGCGGCGCATTCCTCCACCTCGATCTCTGCTGGTCTCGGCATGGCCGTTGGCCGCGACCTGAAGGGCGGCAGGAACAACGTCATCTCGGTCATCGGTGACGGCGCGATGTCGGCGGGCATGGCCTACGAGGCGCTCAACAATGCCGGGGCGCTCGACGCGCGGCTGATCGTCATCCTCAACGACAACGACATGTCGATCGCGCCGCCGTCCGGCGCCATGAGCGCCTATCTCGCGCGGCTGGCCTCGGGGCGCACTTATCAGGGCTTCCGCGAGTTCGGCAAGAAGCTCACCTCCTATCTCGGCAAGGCCGCCGACCGGGCCATTACCCGCGCTGTCGAGCACGCGCGCGGCTACGTCACCGGTGGCACCCTGTTCGAAGAAATGGGCTTCTTCCACATCGGCCCGATCGACGGGCACAATCTGGAACATCTGATCCCGGTGCTGAAGAACGTGCGCGACAATGCGCACGGACCGGTGCTCATCCATGTCGTTACCCAGAAGGGCAAGGGCTACGGCCCGGCCGAGGCGGCCGACGACAAGTATCACGGCGTCGGCAAGTTCGACGTCATCACGGGCGCGCAGGCCAAGGCGCCCGCCAACGCGCCGGCCTATACCAAGGTCTTCGCCGAGAGCCTCATCCAGGAGGCGCGGGAGGACGACACGATCGTCGCCGTCACAGCCGCCATGCCGGGCGGCACGGGCCTCGACCTCTTCGGCGAGGCGTTTCCGAAGCGCACTTTCGACGTCGGCATCGCCGAGCAGCACGCGGTCACCTTCGCCGCGGGCCTGGCGACCGAGGGCCTGAAACCTTTCGCCGCGATCTATTCGACCTTCCTCCAGCGCGCCTACGACCAGGTGGTCCACGACGTCGCCATCCAGCGCCTGCCGGTGCGCTTCGCCATCGACCGCGCTGGCTATGTCGGCGCCGATGGGGCGACGCATGCCGGCTCCTTCGATGTTGGCTATCTGGCGATGCTGCCGGGGTTCACCGTCATGGCCGCCGCCGACGAAGCTGAATTGCGCCACATGGTGCGTACGGCGGTGGAACATGGAGACGGCCCGATCGCCTTCCGCTATCCGCGCGGCAACGGCGTGGGCGTCGACATGCCGGAACGCGGCACTGCGCTTGCCATCGGCAAGGGCAGAATCATGCGCGAGGGCACCAAGGTGGCTCTTCTTTCGCTGGGCACGCGGCTTGCCGACTGTCTGACGGCGGCCGAGGAACTGGACGCGGCCGGTCTTTCGACCACCGTGGCCGACGCGCGTTTCGCCAAGCCGCTCGACAGCGACATGATCGCCCGCCTGGCAAGAGAACACGAGGTGCTGATCACCGTCGAGGAAGGGTCGGTCGGCGGCTTCGGCAGCCACGTGCTGCAGTTCCTCGCGCATGAGGGCCTGCTCGACAACGGGCTGAAGGTGCGCCCGTTGGTGCTGCCGGACGCGTTCACCGACCAGGCGAAGCCTGAGAGCATGTACACCAATGCCGGGCTCGATTCTGCCGGCATCGTGCGTGCCGTCTTCGCGGCGCTCGGCACCGCCTCGCGGGCCGCACGCGCCTGA
- a CDS encoding type II toxin-antitoxin system VapC family toxin, giving the protein MRLLLDTHVAIWTLTAPSRVAPHVFESIGDADNTVLVSAVAVWEIAIKHRLGRPDGPPFSGNEAIGHFQTAGFSLLDVTAGHAAMVERLPPIHADPFDRLMLAQAIMENLQLVTYDRHLARYDVALLTWS; this is encoded by the coding sequence GTGAGACTTCTTCTCGACACTCACGTCGCGATATGGACGCTCACCGCCCCGTCGCGCGTAGCTCCGCACGTCTTCGAGTCGATTGGGGATGCCGACAACACGGTCTTGGTATCGGCGGTTGCTGTTTGGGAGATTGCTATCAAGCATCGTCTCGGTCGTCCCGACGGTCCTCCTTTCTCCGGCAATGAGGCGATCGGACACTTCCAGACCGCCGGCTTCTCTCTCCTCGACGTCACGGCTGGACACGCCGCAATGGTGGAGCGGCTGCCGCCGATCCACGCCGACCCCTTCGACCGCCTCATGCTTGCGCAGGCGATCATGGAAAATCTTCAACTGGTGACTTACGATCGGCACCTGGCGCGCTACGATGTCGCCCTGCTGACCTGGTCCTGA
- a CDS encoding FAD-dependent oxidoreductase: protein MNEQEVDVLIAGGGPFGLMLANELGRRGVTAALFDAKPSTAFNPQANATQARTMEHYRRLGFADEIRRLGLPPDYPTDIAYFTRYAGHELARFKLPSAKDAHRTTASNAGSWNAAEPPHRVSQKYVERVLRSHAEALPGIEVRFDWRLTRFEDEGERVRAWVERNDGSEAREIVARYLVGGDGPRSSVRRGLGITYGGETGVRRHFFGGRMFAIYLRCPQFYAVVPHAPAWMNCTFNEDRRAFMAAVDGRGEFAFHTQLRDGEDEEAITDDDARRMFQTAVGVLVDCEILSKTGWTAGHALVADRFCEGRVIIGGDAAHLFTPAGGLGYNTAIEDAVNLGWKLAAALKGVAGPALLASYATERRAVAVRNTRFARAFADSLGNYVPAPEIEDETEAGEVARREAGAYLEAHGRREFNIPGITFGARYDGSPAILSDGATPPEDLVNEYRPSAVPGGRPPHYWLAPGKSLYDVFGFEWTLLRLGSNPPDAEGFISEAARIGIDLAVVRISDEAVAALYERPLVLIRPDQIVAWRGADDGDAEAVFARLLGRDFVVAERA from the coding sequence ATGAACGAGCAGGAGGTTGACGTCCTCATCGCGGGCGGCGGTCCCTTCGGGCTGATGCTGGCGAACGAACTGGGGCGGCGCGGGGTGACGGCGGCGCTGTTCGACGCCAAGCCCTCGACCGCTTTCAATCCGCAGGCGAACGCCACGCAAGCGCGCACGATGGAGCACTATCGCCGCCTCGGCTTCGCCGACGAGATTAGGCGGCTCGGCCTGCCGCCGGACTACCCGACCGACATCGCCTATTTCACCCGCTACGCTGGCCACGAACTGGCGCGCTTCAAGCTGCCGTCGGCAAAAGACGCGCACAGGACCACCGCCAGCAATGCCGGGTCGTGGAACGCGGCGGAGCCGCCGCACCGGGTCTCGCAAAAGTACGTAGAGCGCGTGCTGCGCAGCCACGCCGAGGCGCTTCCCGGCATCGAGGTCCGTTTCGACTGGCGCCTGACCCGGTTCGAGGACGAGGGCGAGCGGGTACGCGCCTGGGTGGAGCGCAACGATGGATCGGAGGCGCGGGAGATCGTCGCGCGGTATCTGGTCGGAGGCGACGGGCCGCGCAGCTCGGTGCGGCGCGGGCTCGGTATCACCTATGGCGGCGAGACCGGCGTGCGGCGCCACTTCTTCGGCGGGCGCATGTTCGCGATCTACCTGCGCTGTCCGCAGTTCTACGCAGTGGTGCCGCATGCGCCGGCCTGGATGAACTGCACCTTCAACGAGGACCGACGCGCCTTCATGGCAGCGGTGGATGGCCGCGGGGAGTTCGCCTTCCACACGCAGTTGCGCGACGGCGAGGACGAGGAGGCGATCACCGACGACGATGCGCGGCGCATGTTCCAGACCGCCGTCGGCGTGCTGGTGGACTGCGAGATCCTGTCGAAGACCGGCTGGACGGCCGGCCACGCGCTGGTCGCCGACCGGTTTTGTGAGGGGCGCGTAATCATCGGCGGAGATGCCGCGCATCTCTTCACGCCCGCCGGCGGGCTCGGCTACAACACGGCCATCGAGGATGCGGTCAATCTCGGCTGGAAGCTCGCCGCCGCGCTGAAGGGCGTCGCTGGCCCCGCGCTGCTCGCCAGCTACGCGACCGAGCGCCGCGCGGTAGCGGTGCGCAACACGCGCTTTGCACGCGCCTTCGCCGATTCGCTCGGCAACTACGTGCCTGCCCCCGAGATCGAGGACGAGACAGAGGCGGGCGAGGTGGCGCGCCGCGAGGCCGGCGCCTATCTGGAAGCGCACGGGCGCAGGGAGTTCAACATTCCCGGCATCACCTTCGGCGCGCGCTACGACGGCTCGCCGGCGATCCTCTCCGACGGAGCGACGCCGCCGGAGGACCTCGTCAACGAATACAGACCCTCAGCGGTGCCCGGAGGACGCCCTCCGCACTACTGGCTGGCGCCGGGCAAATCGCTTTACGATGTCTTCGGCTTCGAATGGACGCTGTTGCGCCTGGGCAGCAATCCGCCCGATGCTGAAGGCTTTATCAGCGAAGCCGCGCGCATCGGGATCGATCTCGCGGTGGTGCGCATCTCCGACGAAGCGGTCGCGGCGCTCTACGAGCGGCCGCTGGTGCTGATCCGACCGGACCAGATCGTCGCCTGGCGCGGCGCGGACGACGGGGATGCGGAGGCGGTTTTCGCGCGCCTTCTCGGGCGCGACTTCGTGGTTGCCGAGCGCGCCTGA
- a CDS encoding type II toxin-antitoxin system Phd/YefM family antitoxin: MPVVNMLEAKTNLSKLVDAVESGAEEEVIIARNGKPAAKLVQLDAQPKKQRQLGFLAGTYPPMDFEGFQAMDAEIEKMFIGEEARPEEE, translated from the coding sequence ATGCCTGTCGTCAATATGCTGGAGGCAAAGACGAACCTGTCCAAGCTGGTAGACGCCGTCGAAAGCGGCGCGGAGGAAGAGGTTATCATCGCCCGCAACGGCAAGCCGGCGGCGAAGCTGGTTCAACTGGACGCACAGCCGAAGAAGCAACGGCAACTGGGCTTTCTTGCCGGAACGTATCCTCCGATGGATTTCGAGGGATTTCAGGCCATGGATGCCGAAATCGAGAAGATGTTTATCGGAGAAGAAGCTAGGCCTGAAGAGGAGTGA
- a CDS encoding histone deacetylase family protein, whose product MTTRLYTHPIYLEHLTPPGHPERPDRLRAIAKALEHESFETLDRVESPQADPSAVLLAHPEEYLERIRKAMPEEGMVRIDADTSASSKTWEAALTAIGAATAAVDDVFTGKADNVFVAARPPGHHAEKLTAMGFCLFNNAAIAARNAQNKYDAEKVAIVDWDVHHGNGTQDIFWDDPTVLYCSTHQMPLYPGTGAKDETGAGNIVNAPLSPHTGSDNFREAFRSRVLPAIDRFKPDLIIISAGFDAHHRDPLAEIDLYEDDFDWATGELMDRAGRFCSNRLVSLLEGGYDLQGLATSTAVHVRRLMRG is encoded by the coding sequence ATGACAACACGCCTCTATACCCACCCGATCTATCTCGAACACCTGACGCCACCCGGCCATCCCGAACGACCGGATCGGCTGCGCGCGATCGCCAAGGCGCTGGAGCACGAGAGCTTCGAGACCCTCGATCGTGTGGAATCGCCGCAAGCCGACCCTTCCGCCGTTTTGCTGGCGCATCCGGAGGAGTATCTGGAGCGCATCCGCAAGGCCATGCCCGAGGAAGGCATGGTGCGCATCGACGCCGACACCTCGGCGAGTTCGAAGACCTGGGAGGCCGCGCTGACCGCCATCGGCGCTGCGACGGCGGCCGTCGACGACGTCTTCACCGGCAAGGCTGACAACGTCTTCGTCGCGGCGCGCCCGCCAGGCCACCACGCCGAGAAGCTGACCGCCATGGGCTTCTGTCTCTTCAACAACGCGGCCATCGCGGCGCGCAACGCGCAAAATAAGTACGACGCCGAGAAGGTCGCCATCGTCGACTGGGACGTGCACCACGGCAACGGCACGCAGGACATCTTCTGGGACGACCCGACGGTGCTCTATTGCTCCACCCACCAGATGCCGCTCTATCCCGGTACCGGCGCGAAGGACGAGACGGGGGCGGGCAACATCGTCAACGCGCCTCTCTCGCCGCACACCGGCAGCGACAATTTCCGCGAGGCCTTCCGCTCGCGCGTGCTACCGGCGATCGACCGATTCAAGCCGGACCTGATCATCATCTCGGCCGGCTTCGACGCCCATCACCGCGATCCGCTGGCCGAGATCGACCTCTACGAGGATGATTTCGACTGGGCCACCGGCGAGCTGATGGACCGCGCCGGCCGCTTCTGTTCCAACCGCCTTGTCAGCCTGCTGGAGGGCGGTTACGACCTCCAGGGCCTGGCAACGTCGACGGCGGTGCACGTCAGGCGGCTGATGAGGGGATAG